In Halobaculum limi, one DNA window encodes the following:
- a CDS encoding DNA-directed RNA polymerase subunit N, giving the protein MMIPVRCFTCGNVIGEHWEEFKARAREGDEDPAEVLDELGVSRHCCRRMMVSHTDLVDVVSPYQ; this is encoded by the coding sequence ATGATGATCCCTGTCCGGTGTTTCACGTGCGGCAACGTCATCGGTGAACACTGGGAGGAGTTCAAGGCCCGCGCCCGCGAGGGCGACGAGGACCCCGCAGAAGTCCTCGACGAACTGGGCGTCAGCCGCCACTGCTGCCGGCGGATGATGGTGAGCCACACCGACCTCGTAGACGTCGTCTCACCGTACCAATGA
- the rpsB gene encoding 30S ribosomal protein S2: MSESENDADTEEAADAEEEVEQTPPAAEESPDESEAQPTETDETVDADEAEAADESPRFDEDVMPDDEADLLIPVEDYLSAGVHIGTQQKTKDMERFIHRVRDDGLYVLDVSRTDSRIRTAADFLSNYDPEQVLVTSSRQYGRFPAEKFADAIGARARTGRFIPGTLTNPEYAGYIEPDVVVVTDPIGDAQAVKEAITVGIPVIAMCDSNNQVSNVDLVIPTNNKGRRALSVVYWLLANETLDRRGAEPGYALEDFEAEL, from the coding sequence ATGAGCGAAAGCGAGAACGACGCAGACACCGAAGAGGCGGCCGACGCCGAGGAGGAGGTCGAACAGACCCCGCCCGCGGCCGAGGAGTCGCCCGACGAATCTGAGGCACAGCCGACGGAAACCGACGAGACGGTCGACGCCGACGAGGCGGAGGCCGCCGACGAGAGCCCCCGCTTCGACGAGGACGTCATGCCCGACGACGAGGCGGACCTGCTCATCCCCGTCGAGGACTACCTCTCGGCGGGTGTCCACATCGGTACCCAGCAGAAGACCAAGGACATGGAGCGGTTCATCCACCGCGTCCGCGACGACGGCCTGTACGTCCTCGACGTGAGTCGGACGGACAGCCGCATCCGCACCGCGGCGGACTTCCTGTCCAACTACGACCCCGAGCAGGTGCTCGTCACCTCCTCGCGGCAGTACGGTCGCTTCCCCGCCGAGAAGTTCGCCGACGCAATCGGCGCACGCGCCCGCACCGGGCGCTTCATCCCGGGGACGCTGACGAACCCCGAGTACGCCGGCTACATCGAGCCGGACGTCGTGGTCGTCACCGACCCCATCGGTGACGCACAGGCGGTCAAGGAGGCCATCACGGTCGGCATCCCCGTCATCGCGATGTGTGACTCGAACAACCAAGTGAGCAACGTCGACCTCGTCATCCCGACGAACAACAAGGGTCGCCGTGCCCTGTCGGTCGTCTACTGGCTGCTGGCCAACGAGACGCTCGACCGCCGCGGTGCAGAGCCCGGCTACGCCCTCGAGGACTTCGAGGCCGAACTGTAA
- a CDS encoding 30S ribosomal protein S11, which translates to MSESESGEGRWAIANVFSSFNNTLITVTDITGAETLIKSSGGAVVKQNRDEASPYAAMQMAEGVAEELLAQGIEGVHVRIRGPGGNAQKSPGPGAQPTIRALARAGLEIGRIEDVTPIPHDGTRAPKKNRL; encoded by the coding sequence ATGAGTGAATCCGAATCCGGCGAGGGTCGCTGGGCCATCGCCAACGTGTTCTCGTCGTTCAACAACACCCTCATCACGGTGACCGACATCACCGGGGCCGAGACGCTGATCAAGTCCTCGGGTGGTGCCGTGGTGAAGCAGAACCGCGACGAAGCGTCGCCGTACGCGGCCATGCAGATGGCCGAGGGCGTCGCCGAGGAACTGCTCGCACAGGGCATCGAAGGCGTCCACGTCCGCATCCGCGGACCGGGCGGCAACGCACAGAAGTCCCCCGGGCCGGGCGCACAGCCGACGATCCGTGCGCTCGCCCGTGCCGGACTTGAGATCGGCCGTATCGAGGACGTCACGCCGATCCCGCACGACGGAACGCGCGCGCCCAAGAAGAACCGCCTGTAA
- a CDS encoding DMT family transporter, whose amino-acid sequence MNRDTAGFLALAALWGTAFVATKAALADFPPVLLAALRFDVAAAVLVVVAVAGGRRLRPTGWGDITPILTGGAFSIGLHHALLFTGQQYVTSAVAATLLGLIPVLTPMATRALRSDERLDAVGTVGVLVGFGGLVLIADPDLGTLAGNLGALFVFGSAVAWVAGAVTTREDDATLGPLALQAWMALVGAGLLHVAAVALGQPIGGLDPTQAGVAWLLYLAVVPGAGGFLLYFRLLDRLGPIRTGLLEYAIPPFAALFGFLVLEETLAGNTVAGFACILVAFLLVQRGPIRAALRRQFD is encoded by the coding sequence GTGAACCGCGACACTGCGGGGTTCTTAGCGCTCGCGGCGCTGTGGGGGACGGCGTTCGTCGCGACGAAGGCGGCGCTTGCCGACTTCCCGCCCGTCTTGCTGGCGGCGCTCCGCTTCGACGTCGCGGCCGCAGTGCTCGTCGTCGTCGCCGTCGCGGGCGGTCGTCGCCTGCGTCCGACCGGGTGGGGCGACATCACACCCATCCTCACCGGCGGGGCGTTCAGCATCGGGCTCCACCACGCGCTGTTGTTCACCGGCCAGCAGTACGTGACGAGCGCCGTCGCCGCCACCCTGCTCGGCCTCATTCCCGTGTTGACGCCGATGGCGACGCGCGCACTTCGCTCGGACGAGCGACTCGACGCCGTCGGCACGGTCGGCGTCCTCGTCGGCTTCGGCGGCCTCGTCCTCATCGCCGACCCCGACCTCGGGACGCTGGCGGGCAACCTCGGGGCGCTGTTCGTGTTCGGCTCTGCGGTCGCGTGGGTCGCGGGCGCGGTGACGACCCGCGAGGACGACGCGACGCTGGGACCGCTCGCCTTACAGGCGTGGATGGCACTCGTCGGCGCTGGTCTCCTCCACGTCGCCGCCGTCGCCCTCGGGCAACCCATCGGCGGCCTCGATCCGACACAGGCTGGAGTCGCGTGGCTGCTGTACCTCGCGGTCGTCCCCGGTGCAGGTGGCTTCCTCCTGTACTTCCGACTGCTCGACCGACTCGGTCCGATCCGGACCGGACTCCTCGAGTACGCGATCCCACCCTTTGCGGCGCTGTTCGGCTTTCTCGTCCTCGAGGAGACGCTCGCGGGCAACACCGTCGCCGGGTTCGCGTGTATCCTCGTTGCGTTCCTCCTCGTCCAGCGAGGACCGATCAGGGCGGCGCTCCGGCGACAGTTCGACTGA
- a CDS encoding 30S ribosomal protein S13, which translates to MSAEEPENAPDAEEDDEDLQYFVRIGQTDLDGTKSVERSLSDMNGIGQRTARLVAEAADVDRTATFGRLDQDDIDSVVDVVENFSDHVPEWMVNRQKDFFTGETAHIVGSDLNEKRRHDINRMKMIDSYKGIRHKRGQKVRGQRTKSTGRTEGTIGVNVEEIREEQAEEAAGEDE; encoded by the coding sequence ATGAGTGCAGAAGAACCAGAGAATGCGCCCGACGCTGAGGAGGACGACGAGGACCTCCAGTACTTCGTCCGCATCGGCCAGACGGACCTGGACGGGACGAAGAGCGTCGAGCGCAGTCTCAGTGATATGAACGGCATCGGCCAGCGCACCGCGCGCCTGGTGGCCGAGGCCGCCGACGTGGATCGAACCGCCACGTTCGGTCGCCTCGATCAGGACGACATCGACTCGGTCGTCGACGTCGTCGAGAACTTCTCCGACCACGTCCCCGAGTGGATGGTCAACCGGCAGAAGGACTTCTTCACCGGCGAGACCGCTCACATCGTGGGCTCGGACCTCAACGAGAAGCGCCGCCACGACATCAACCGGATGAAGATGATCGACTCCTACAAAGGCATCCGCCACAAGCGGGGCCAGAAGGTTCGCGGACAGCGGACCAAGTCCACGGGTCGTACCGAGGGCACCATCGGGGTCAACGTCGAAGAGATCCGCGAAGAACAGGCGGAAGAAGCAGCGGGTGAAGACGAATGA
- the mvk gene encoding mevalonate kinase, whose amino-acid sequence MTTSSAPGKVYLFGEHAVVYGEPAVPCAIERRARVTAEPREDGRVRVDAADLSLDGFTVTWGGDIDDRPDIDVPASLVEAAMEYIDAAVAQARDAADAPDAGFDITVESDIPLGAGLGSSAAVVVAGIDAATRALGTELDPEEVARRAYEAEHEVQDGQASRADTFCSAMGGAVRVEGDDTRTIDAPALPFVVGYDGGAGDTGKLVAGVRALREQHAFAADTVETIGDLTREGERLLADADPESDPDADLLDSLGELMDFNHGLLEALGVSARSLDAMVWAAREADAAGAKLTGAGGGGCIVALDPTPDTERALGFAAECEQAFRAELATEGVRVEEA is encoded by the coding sequence ATGACCACCTCTAGTGCGCCGGGGAAGGTGTACCTCTTCGGCGAGCACGCCGTCGTGTACGGCGAGCCCGCGGTGCCGTGCGCCATCGAGCGTCGCGCCCGCGTCACCGCCGAACCACGCGAGGACGGTCGCGTCCGCGTCGACGCCGCCGACCTCTCGCTGGACGGCTTCACCGTCACGTGGGGCGGCGACATCGACGACCGGCCGGACATCGACGTGCCCGCCTCGCTCGTCGAGGCGGCGATGGAGTACATCGACGCCGCCGTCGCCCAGGCCCGTGATGCCGCGGACGCGCCCGACGCTGGCTTCGACATCACCGTCGAGTCGGACATCCCACTGGGCGCTGGACTCGGCTCGTCGGCGGCCGTCGTCGTCGCCGGCATCGACGCGGCGACGCGGGCGCTCGGCACCGAACTTGACCCCGAAGAGGTCGCCCGCCGCGCGTACGAGGCCGAACACGAGGTTCAGGACGGACAGGCGTCGCGGGCGGACACGTTCTGTTCGGCGATGGGTGGGGCCGTCCGCGTCGAGGGTGACGACACTCGCACCATCGACGCGCCGGCGCTCCCGTTCGTCGTCGGCTACGACGGCGGCGCGGGCGACACCGGGAAACTCGTCGCGGGCGTGCGTGCCCTGCGCGAGCAACACGCGTTCGCCGCCGACACCGTCGAGACCATCGGCGACCTCACTCGGGAAGGCGAACGTCTACTGGCTGACGCCGACCCCGAGTCCGACCCCGACGCGGACCTACTCGACTCGCTGGGCGAACTGATGGACTTCAATCACGGGCTACTGGAGGCGCTGGGCGTCTCCGCTCGCTCGCTCGACGCGATGGTGTGGGCGGCCCGCGAGGCGGACGCTGCGGGCGCGAAACTCACCGGTGCTGGCGGTGGCGGCTGTATCGTCGCGCTGGATCCGACTCCAGACACGGAGCGTGCGCTCGGCTTCGCCGCCGAGTGCGAGCAGGCGTTCCGCGCGGAGTTGGCGACCGAGGGCGTGCGCGTGGAGGAGGCGTAG
- a CDS encoding 30S ribosomal protein S9 — MVTNTSGKKKTAVARATVTDGEGRVRIDSQPVELVEPEMARLKMLEPFRIAGEDLRDEVDIDVSVSGGGFAGQADAARTAIARGLVQHRNDAELRDAFMEFDRTLLVNDSRQSEPKKWGGPGARARYQKSYR, encoded by the coding sequence ATGGTAACGAACACGTCTGGAAAGAAGAAGACGGCCGTCGCCCGTGCCACCGTCACCGACGGTGAGGGGCGCGTACGTATCGACTCCCAGCCCGTCGAGCTGGTCGAACCCGAGATGGCACGCCTGAAGATGCTGGAGCCGTTCCGCATCGCCGGCGAGGACCTCCGCGACGAGGTCGACATCGACGTCTCCGTCAGCGGCGGCGGCTTCGCGGGGCAGGCCGACGCGGCCCGCACCGCCATCGCACGCGGCCTGGTGCAGCATCGCAACGACGCCGAACTTCGCGACGCCTTCATGGAGTTCGACCGCACCCTGCTGGTGAACGACTCCCGGCAGAGCGAACCGAAGAAGTGGGGCGGGCCCGGCGCACGCGCTCGCTACCAGAAGTCGTACCGCTGA
- a CDS encoding 50S ribosomal protein L13, with protein MSLAEFEPDVVVDGRDAIMGRVASKVAQRALDGERVAIVNAERAVITGDSEFTVEKYRTRANLGSDSGPYYPKRPDRIFKRSVRGMLPYKTTKGREAFENVRVYVGNPFESETTSPDEDAPEAEVLEGTSLDRLSNIKFTTLGEISEDLGANVTW; from the coding sequence ATGAGCCTCGCAGAGTTCGAACCCGACGTCGTCGTCGACGGACGTGACGCCATTATGGGTCGCGTCGCGTCGAAGGTCGCACAGCGCGCGCTCGACGGCGAGCGCGTCGCAATCGTGAACGCCGAGCGCGCAGTCATCACTGGCGACTCGGAGTTCACCGTCGAGAAGTACCGCACTCGCGCGAACCTCGGCTCCGACTCCGGGCCGTACTACCCGAAGCGGCCGGACCGCATCTTCAAGCGGTCCGTCCGCGGGATGCTGCCGTACAAGACCACGAAGGGTCGCGAGGCGTTCGAGAACGTCCGCGTGTACGTCGGTAACCCGTTCGAGTCGGAGACGACCTCGCCCGACGAGGACGCACCGGAGGCCGAGGTGCTGGAAGGCACCTCGCTCGACCGACTGTCGAACATCAAGTTCACCACCCTCGGTGAGATCTCCGAGGATCTGGGGGCCAACGTCACATGGTAA
- a CDS encoding DNA-directed RNA polymerase subunit K, translating into MSGNLEYNRYEKARILGARALQLAYGAPVLVDTDQSEPILIAAEEYDAGVLPFTVRRGMR; encoded by the coding sequence ATGAGCGGAAACCTCGAATACAACCGATACGAGAAGGCTCGCATCCTCGGCGCACGAGCGCTGCAGTTGGCGTACGGTGCGCCGGTGCTCGTGGACACCGACCAGTCTGAGCCGATCCTCATCGCGGCCGAGGAGTACGACGCCGGTGTGCTACCGTTCACCGTCCGGCGGGGGATGCGATGA
- a CDS encoding 30S ribosomal protein S4, with translation MSTGTSTKRYETPNHPYQGERIDEESDLLSRYGLKNKEELWRAQSELRRYRREARSLIGDAQGDVDAANEAGADFVARLQRLGILDDTDSITDVLSLDVTDVLERRLQTVAYRKGLGNTVKQARQFILHGHVVVGDARVTRPSYKVETVEEDLVAFDEISPLADELHPERAEGQ, from the coding sequence ATGAGCACCGGCACCTCCACCAAGCGGTACGAGACGCCGAATCACCCGTACCAGGGCGAGCGTATCGACGAGGAGTCGGACCTGCTCTCCCGCTACGGCCTGAAGAACAAAGAGGAACTGTGGCGTGCGCAGTCTGAACTGCGCCGCTACCGCCGTGAGGCCCGAAGCCTCATCGGCGACGCGCAGGGCGACGTCGACGCCGCTAACGAGGCCGGCGCCGACTTCGTCGCGCGGCTTCAGCGCCTCGGCATCCTCGACGACACCGACTCGATCACGGACGTCCTGTCGCTGGACGTGACGGACGTGCTCGAACGCCGTCTCCAGACGGTCGCGTACCGCAAGGGCCTCGGCAACACGGTCAAGCAGGCACGACAGTTCATCCTGCACGGCCACGTCGTCGTCGGCGACGCACGCGTCACTCGACCGTCGTACAAGGTCGAGACCGTCGAGGAGGACCTCGTCGCATTCGACGAGATCAGTCCGCTCGCAGACGAACTTCACCCCGAACGCGCGGAGGGTCAGTAA
- a CDS encoding isopentenyl phosphate kinase, protein MVVVLKLGGSVITEKDRPETLDGDSLAALADAIAAAGTEGLVVVHGGGSFGHHHAADYGVSTTEGTHDIEALMAIHGAMKTLNQFVLSRLHERDVPALPVHPLSAAARDGNADLTLMTEQVATMLEEGFVPVLHGDGVAHAGEGVTVVSGDELVTELATALDADRVGLCSTVPGVLDGDDKVIPVIDDFEAVADLLGVSDATDVTGGMGAKVRELLGLGSPAYVFGPDAVDGFLAGDDVGTRIE, encoded by the coding sequence ATGGTCGTCGTACTGAAACTCGGCGGGTCGGTCATCACCGAGAAGGACCGTCCAGAGACGCTCGACGGCGACTCGCTCGCGGCACTCGCAGACGCCATCGCAGCCGCCGGCACCGAGGGCCTCGTCGTCGTCCACGGCGGCGGGTCGTTCGGCCACCACCACGCCGCCGACTACGGCGTCTCGACGACGGAAGGGACCCACGACATCGAGGCGCTGATGGCGATTCACGGCGCGATGAAGACACTCAACCAGTTCGTCCTCTCGCGACTCCACGAGCGAGACGTCCCCGCGCTCCCGGTTCATCCGCTGTCGGCGGCTGCCCGCGACGGGAACGCCGACCTGACGCTGATGACCGAGCAGGTGGCGACGATGCTCGAGGAGGGGTTCGTGCCCGTCCTCCACGGCGACGGCGTCGCGCACGCTGGCGAGGGCGTCACCGTCGTCTCCGGCGACGAACTCGTGACGGAACTGGCGACGGCGCTGGACGCCGACCGCGTCGGCCTCTGCTCGACGGTTCCGGGTGTCCTCGACGGCGACGACAAGGTGATCCCCGTCATCGACGACTTCGAGGCGGTGGCGGACCTCCTCGGCGTCAGCGACGCGACGGACGTGACCGGCGGGATGGGCGCGAAGGTGCGGGAACTGCTCGGTCTCGGCTCTCCGGCGTACGTGTTCGGTCCCGACGCCGTCGACGGCTTCCTCGCCGGCGACGACGTGGGCACGCGAATCGAGTAG
- a CDS encoding MBL fold metallo-hydrolase has protein sequence MRVTFLGTGAAMPVADRVQTGLLVEAAPGDRSPLLVDCGSGVLHRLAQTDPGYEAVSTVLLTHHHLDHVADLLPLLKARWLAGEERLHVVGPPGTKALLDDLLAVGEYEYLDGRADLSVREVHPGSEFSLAGLDVEAFETRHSKPCLAYRFSDRGSDADDGERDNPEDPDADADTTGDFVFSGDSEAFTGLANFADGARVLAHDCSFPDEVDVDNHPTPSQLGEALAGRDIDRVYLTHLYPHTEGHHEEMIESVRRHFDGDVRVARDGLRFEL, from the coding sequence ATGCGCGTCACGTTTCTGGGGACCGGTGCGGCGATGCCCGTCGCCGACCGCGTCCAGACCGGCCTGCTCGTGGAGGCCGCACCGGGCGACCGAAGCCCCCTCCTCGTCGACTGTGGCTCGGGCGTCCTCCACCGCCTCGCTCAGACCGACCCCGGCTACGAGGCAGTGTCCACGGTCCTCCTGACGCACCACCACCTCGACCACGTCGCGGACCTGCTTCCGCTGTTGAAGGCGCGATGGCTCGCCGGCGAGGAGCGCCTGCACGTCGTCGGCCCGCCCGGGACGAAGGCGCTGCTCGACGACCTTCTCGCCGTCGGCGAGTACGAGTACCTCGACGGCCGGGCGGACCTGAGCGTCCGCGAAGTTCATCCGGGGAGCGAGTTCTCGCTGGCGGGCCTCGATGTCGAGGCGTTCGAGACGCGCCACTCGAAGCCGTGTCTCGCGTATCGCTTCAGCGACCGCGGGAGCGACGCGGACGACGGAGAGCGCGACAATCCAGAAGACCCGGATGCGGACGCGGACACCACTGGCGACTTCGTCTTCTCCGGTGATTCGGAGGCGTTCACCGGCCTCGCGAACTTCGCAGACGGGGCGCGCGTACTCGCCCACGACTGTTCGTTCCCCGACGAGGTGGACGTGGACAACCACCCGACGCCGTCACAGTTGGGCGAGGCGCTGGCGGGCCGCGACATCGACCGCGTGTACCTCACGCACCTGTATCCCCACACCGAAGGCCACCACGAGGAGATGATCGAGTCCGTCCGGCGGCACTTCGACGGCGACGTGCGCGTGGCCCGCGACGGTCTCCGGTTCGAACTGTGA
- the eno gene encoding phosphopyruvate hydratase translates to MTLIGSVSLRRVLDSRGNPTVEADVLTQSGGFGRAAAPSGASTGEYEAIELPPNEAIAAARQHAVPRLEGTVHAGNQRDVDAALHAADGTEDFSEIGANSAVAISMAAAKAGADVLGAPLFQHLGGTFRDADRSFPIPLGNVVGGGEHAADATHIQEFLSAPVGAPSVAEAVFANADVHAEVAEILDDRGIAAAKGDEGAWAPAVDDSEAFDIVDEATDRVADALGFEIKFGLDVAASELYDADDEVYRYGDVERTPDEQVEYMAELVEEYDLAYVEDPLDENDFEGFADLTERVGDQTLICGDDLFVTNTERLSTGIDVGAANSILIKPNQIGSLSDAFDAVELAQRNGLDAVVSHRSGETEDTTIAHLAVATDASFIKTGTVGGERTAKLNELIRIAEEAV, encoded by the coding sequence ATGACGCTGATCGGCTCCGTGTCGCTGCGTCGCGTCCTCGACTCCCGGGGCAACCCGACCGTCGAGGCGGACGTGCTCACCCAGTCGGGCGGCTTCGGCCGCGCGGCCGCCCCCTCGGGGGCGTCGACGGGCGAGTACGAAGCCATCGAACTCCCGCCCAACGAGGCTATCGCGGCGGCCCGTCAGCACGCGGTGCCGCGACTCGAAGGGACCGTCCACGCGGGCAACCAGCGCGACGTCGACGCCGCGCTGCACGCCGCTGACGGCACCGAGGACTTCTCGGAGATCGGCGCCAACAGCGCCGTCGCCATCTCGATGGCGGCTGCGAAAGCCGGCGCAGACGTGCTGGGCGCACCGCTGTTCCAGCACCTCGGCGGCACGTTCCGTGACGCCGACCGGTCGTTCCCGATCCCGCTGGGCAACGTCGTCGGCGGGGGCGAACACGCCGCCGACGCGACCCACATCCAGGAGTTCCTCTCGGCACCCGTCGGTGCGCCGTCGGTGGCGGAGGCGGTCTTCGCCAACGCCGACGTGCACGCCGAAGTCGCCGAGATTCTCGACGACCGCGGCATCGCCGCCGCGAAGGGCGACGAGGGTGCGTGGGCGCCCGCCGTCGACGACAGCGAGGCGTTCGACATCGTCGACGAGGCGACCGACCGCGTCGCCGACGCACTCGGCTTCGAGATCAAGTTCGGCCTCGACGTGGCCGCCTCGGAACTGTACGACGCAGACGACGAGGTCTACCGCTACGGCGACGTCGAGCGCACGCCCGACGAACAGGTCGAGTATATGGCCGAGTTGGTCGAGGAGTACGACCTGGCGTACGTCGAGGATCCGCTCGACGAGAACGACTTCGAGGGCTTCGCAGACCTGACCGAGCGTGTGGGCGACCAGACGCTGATCTGTGGTGACGACCTGTTCGTCACCAACACCGAGCGCCTCTCGACTGGGATCGACGTGGGTGCAGCCAACAGCATCCTGATCAAGCCGAATCAGATCGGGTCGCTGTCGGACGCGTTCGACGCCGTCGAACTGGCCCAGCGCAACGGGCTGGACGCGGTCGTCTCCCACCGCTCGGGCGAGACCGAAGACACCACCATCGCACACCTCGCCGTGGCGACCGACGCCTCGTTCATCAAGACGGGGACGGTCGGAGGCGAGCGAACCGCCAAGCTGAACGAACTCATCCGCATCGCGGAGGAGGCAGTATGA
- a CDS encoding 50S ribosomal protein L18e codes for MSSSKTNPRLQNLIAELKSVARSSDANVWQDVADRLEKPRRTHAEVNLGRIERYANEDETVVVPGKVLGSGVLRKDVTVAAVDFSGTAETKIDQAGEAVRLEEALSNNPEGTNVRVIR; via the coding sequence ATGAGTAGTAGCAAGACCAATCCGAGACTTCAGAACCTCATCGCCGAACTGAAGTCGGTCGCGCGGTCGTCCGATGCCAACGTCTGGCAGGACGTCGCCGACCGGCTCGAAAAGCCGCGGCGCACGCACGCGGAGGTCAACCTCGGCCGCATCGAGCGGTACGCAAACGAGGACGAGACCGTCGTCGTGCCGGGCAAGGTGCTCGGCTCGGGCGTGCTCCGTAAGGACGTCACCGTCGCCGCCGTCGACTTCTCCGGCACCGCCGAGACGAAGATCGACCAGGCTGGCGAAGCCGTCCGGCTGGAGGAAGCGCTGTCGAACAACCCCGAAGGGACCAACGTCCGGGTGATCCGATGA
- a CDS encoding DNA-directed RNA polymerase subunit D, which yields MADDFDVEVVTHDDRSARLLVRGLTPAVANGLRRTMLSEVPTFSIDTVRFVENSSVMFDEMVGLRLGLVPLTTPLDDYEVGDTVTLALDVEGPATAYSGDIETSDDLVQPADENVPIIELKEGQRLEFEADAVLDSGKEHAKHQGGVAVGYRHLQRVEVVGDADEFDEEEPNILRGVIETEDGELVHTDEFGADLTNRYPGKELEVTDVPSAFVFHIESDGSLPVEELTLRAVQSLRDRADELAEKVAV from the coding sequence ATGGCAGACGACTTCGACGTCGAGGTAGTCACGCACGACGACCGCTCCGCCAGACTCCTCGTCCGTGGGCTGACGCCCGCGGTCGCGAACGGACTTCGGCGGACGATGCTGTCGGAAGTGCCGACGTTCTCGATCGACACCGTTCGGTTCGTCGAGAACTCGTCGGTGATGTTCGACGAGATGGTCGGCCTGCGTCTGGGCCTCGTCCCGCTGACGACGCCGCTTGACGACTACGAGGTCGGCGACACCGTCACCCTCGCGCTCGACGTCGAGGGGCCCGCGACGGCGTACTCGGGCGACATCGAGACGTCCGACGATCTCGTACAGCCAGCCGACGAGAACGTCCCCATCATCGAACTGAAAGAGGGACAGCGGCTGGAGTTCGAGGCCGACGCGGTGCTCGACTCCGGGAAGGAACACGCGAAACACCAGGGCGGCGTGGCAGTCGGCTACCGCCACCTGCAACGTGTCGAGGTCGTCGGCGACGCCGACGAGTTCGACGAGGAGGAGCCGAACATCCTCCGCGGCGTCATCGAGACCGAGGACGGCGAACTGGTCCACACGGACGAGTTCGGCGCCGACCTCACGAATCGGTACCCCGGTAAGGAACTGGAGGTCACCGACGTGCCTAGCGCGTTCGTCTTCCACATCGAATCCGACGGGTCCCTGCCCGTCGAGGAACTCACTCTCCGTGCGGTCCAGTCGCTTCGCGACCGCGCGGACGAACTCGCAGAGAAAGTCGCAGTTTAA